Below is a genomic region from Tepidiforma bonchosmolovskayae.
AGCCGCCGCCCGCGCCTACGCGGAGCGCCCCGAAGGCTGGCTCGTCCTCTCCGGGCCCTCCGGCACCGGCAAAACCCACCTCGCCGCAGCCCTCGCCAACCGCCGCATCGAACTCGGCCACCCCGTCCTCTTTATGGTCGTCGCCGACCTCCTCGACCACCTCCGCGCCGGCTACGACACCGATGACGAGGACCTCTCCTTCAACCGCGTCTTCGAACAGGTCCGCAACGCCCCGCTGCTCATCCTCGACGACCTCGATGGCGCGTCCGGAACGCCATGGGCCCGCGAGAAGCTGCTCCAGGTCATTAACCACCGCTTCAACCTCGCCCTGCCGACCGTCATCACCACGAGCACCCCGCCCGCCGCGCTTGACCCGCGCCTCGCCACCCGCCTCCTCGACCCTGCCCTCGCCCGCGTCATCACCCTCGGCCGCGGCCAGGCCGCAGGCTACTTCGAAATCGGCGGCATGAGCCGTGAGCGGCTCGCCGCCTGCCAGTTCCGCACCTTCGAGACCCGCGTCCCGGGCCTCCGCGAGGAAGAGCGCGCCTCCCTCGAAGCCGCCTTCGACGCCGCCCGCAGGTACGCCGAGGACCCCCAGGGCTGGCTCGTCTTTTGCGGCACCAACGGCTGCGGCAAGACCCACCTCGCCGGCGCCATCGCCAACCGCGCCCTCGAACGCGGCCAGTCGGTCGTCTTCGCCGTCGTCCCCGACCTCCTCGACCACCTCCGCGCCTCCTTCGCACCCGGCCGCGAACTCCCCTACGACGAACTCTTCGAACGCGTCCGCACCGCCGACCTCCTCGTCCTCGACGACTTCGGCGCCCAGGCCGCCACCCCCTGGGCCCAGGAAAAGCTCTACCAGGTCGTGAACTACCGCCACGTCGCCGGCCTGCCGACCGTTGTCACCTCCGACCGCTCCCTCGAGGAGCTCCAGGCCGTCAATCCCCGAATCGTCGCCCGCATCGCCGACCCCCGCGCCGGCGCCATCATTGTCATCCTCGCCCCACACTACCACCTCGGCCGCGGCGCAGGCGGCCCGCCCCGTCCCTCCCGGCGCACGCGGTAACGCTCCAGCCGTTACGATGCATCCGTGACCTGGAAGCGCGGGCTCGCGATCTTCGCCGCTGGCGTGCTCCTGCTCCTCGTCGGCCTCGCCGTCTTCCTCGCCCGCGAAGCCGAGCGCATCTCCGTGACCACACCGCCTTCCGCTGAGCCGCTCGCCCGCCCGGCCGCACTGGACGGCCCCGATGCGCCCCCCGCCGACCCCTCGCCCTCCGCCGTGCACCGGGGCATCCGCTTCACCGTCCTCCGGGTTGCCGACCCTGAACCGCCGGGGCTCTACCCGGTCAAGACCGGGCTCCGCCGCGTCGGCATCCTCCTCCGCCTCGAACCTGTCGAGCCCGGCGCCGCCTACAGCGTCGCCTCCATCCGGCTCCGCGGCAGCGACGGCGTCCGCTACGGCTGGGCGCTCACGAACCAGGAGCCCGCCCTGCACACGGGCACCCTCGCAGCCGGCGATGCCGTCAATGGCTGGGTCGCCTTCGACCTCCCTCCCGGCGTCCAACCGGCAGCCCTCGAGTACGGCACCGCTGCCCGCTCCGAGCCGCTCCTCACCCTGCCCTGAGCCCCGGGATATCCAGCCCGCGCTGCTGCGCCCACGCCCGCAGCGCAGCCTCCGTGCTGTCGAACGCCAGCTCGTCCCACGGGATCGCCTCCGGCGCGAACCACCGCACCTCGCTCGTCTCGTGGCCCGGCGCCCCTTCGCCCAGCGCCCGCCCCTCGTACACGATCACCACAATCCCGGGCCCGGTCCGCGTGAACACCCCGACCAGCCGCAGGTCCGCCACCTCCAGGTGCGCCTCCTCCAGCGTCTCCCGCATCGCCGCCTCCTCGGCCGTCTCCCCGAGGTCCATGT
It encodes:
- a CDS encoding ATP-binding protein, which encodes MKRLDEILSKTRNAASSADPSAASPATADSPDPEEEAACPICRGAGFVRRPYPVGHPRFGRAEPCDCVLDEAEDQRRERLTRLSNIGALARFTFATLNPRGRTGADDAFEAAVAAARAYAERPEGWLVLSGPSGTGKTHLAAALANRRIELGHPVLFMVVADLLDHLRAGYDTDDEDLSFNRVFEQVRNAPLLILDDLDGASGTPWAREKLLQVINHRFNLALPTVITTSTPPAALDPRLATRLLDPALARVITLGRGQAAGYFEIGGMSRERLAACQFRTFETRVPGLREEERASLEAAFDAARRYAEDPQGWLVFCGTNGCGKTHLAGAIANRALERGQSVVFAVVPDLLDHLRASFAPGRELPYDELFERVRTADLLVLDDFGAQAATPWAQEKLYQVVNYRHVAGLPTVVTSDRSLEELQAVNPRIVARIADPRAGAIIVILAPHYHLGRGAGGPPRPSRRTR
- a CDS encoding DUF4352 domain-containing protein, which encodes MTWKRGLAIFAAGVLLLLVGLAVFLAREAERISVTTPPSAEPLARPAALDGPDAPPADPSPSAVHRGIRFTVLRVADPEPPGLYPVKTGLRRVGILLRLEPVEPGAAYSVASIRLRGSDGVRYGWALTNQEPALHTGTLAAGDAVNGWVAFDLPPGVQPAALEYGTAARSEPLLTLP
- a CDS encoding NUDIX hydrolase; translation: MTSHPHAFSRYCMHCGQRLTTAIPEGDTKRRMVCLDCGFVHYLNPRPVVGIIPVREDGRLLLVRRTIEPRSGTWVFPGGYMDLGETAEEAAMRETLEEAHLEVADLRLVGVFTRTGPGIVVIVYEGRALGEGAPGHETSEVRWFAPEAIPWDELAFDSTEAALRAWAQQRGLDIPGLRAG